From one Dama dama isolate Ldn47 chromosome 4, ASM3311817v1, whole genome shotgun sequence genomic stretch:
- the LOC133054058 gene encoding protein-serine O-palmitoleoyltransferase porcupine-like, with translation MATFSRQEFFQQLLQDCLLPTAQQGLDQIWLLLAICVGCRLLWRLGLPSCLKHASTVAGGFLSLYHFFELHMVWVVLLSLLCYLALFLCRHSSHRGVFVSVTILAYLLVGETYMVDTVAWHRMRGAQMIVAMKAVSLGFDLDRGEVSMVPSPVEFMGYLCFVGTVIFGPWISFHRYLEAVQGRPLSCRWLQKVAQNLLLALLCLVLSTCVGPYLFPYFIPLDGDHLLRKWLRAYESAISFRLSNYFVGFLSEATATLAGTGFTKEKDHLEWDLTVSKPLNVELPRSMVEVVTSWNLPMSCWLNNYVFKNALHLGTFSAVLVTYTASALLHGFSFHLAAVLLSLAFITYVEHVLRKCLARILSACILSRRCPPDCSHQYRSGLGVRALNLLFGALAIFHLAYLGSLFDVDVDDTTEEQGYGMAYTVHKWSELSWASHWVTFGCWIFYCLIG, from the coding sequence ATGGCCACCTTCAGCCGCCAGGAGTTTTTCCAGCAGCTCCTGCAGGACTGTCTCCTGCCTACTGCCCAGCAGGGCCTTGACCAGATCTGGCTGCTCCTTGCCATCTGTGTTGGCTGCCGCCTCCTCTGGAGGCTCGGATTGCCATCCTGCCTGAAGCACGCAAGCactgtggcaggtgggttcttgagcCTCTACCACTTCTTCGAGCTGCACATGGTCTGGGTCGTGCTGCTCAGCCTTCTGTGCTACCTCGCGCTCTTCCTCTGCCGACATTCCTCCCATCGCGGCGTCTTCGTCTCCGTCACCATCCTCGCCTACCTGCTCGTGGGTGAGACGTACATGGTGGACACTGTGGCGTGGCACAGGATGCGAGGGGCCCAGATGATTGTGGCCATGAAGGCGGTGTCTCTGGGCTTTGACTTGGATCGGGGTGAGGTGAGCATGGTGCCCTCACCCGTGGAGTTCATGGGCTACCTCTGCTTTGTGGGCACCGTCATCTTTGGGCCCTGGATATCCTTCCACAGGTACTTAGAGGCCGTCCAAGGCCGCCCACTGAGCTGCCGGTGGCTGCAGAAGGTGGCCCAGAACCTGTTACTGGCCCTTCTGTGCCTGGTGCTGTCCACATGTGTGGGCCCCTATCTCTTCCCTTACTTCATCCCCCTCGATGGTGACCACCTCCTTCGCAAGTGGCTGCGAGCCTATGAGAGTGCCATCTCCTTCCGCTTGAGCAACTATTTTGTGGGCTTTCTATCCGAGGCCACAGCCACGTTGGCAGGGACCGGCTTCACCAAGGAGAAGGATCACCTGGAATGGGACCTGACCGTTTCTAAGCCACTGAACGTGGAGCTGCCCCGGTCCATGGTGGAAGTTGTCACAAGCTGGAACCTGCCCATGTCTTGCTGGCTGAATAACTATGTTTTCAAGAATGCTCTCCACCTGGGGACCTTCTCAGCCGTGCTGGTCACCTATACAGCCAGTGCCCTCCTGCACGGCTTTAGCTTCCACCTGGCCGCGGTGCTGCTGTCTCTGGCGTTTATCACTTACGTGGAGCACGTCCTCCGAAAGTGCCTGGCTCGGATCCTCAGTGCCTGCATCTTGTCGAGAAGGTGCCCGCCAGACTGTTCACACCAGTATCGTTCGGGCCTGGGGGTGCGAGCCTTAAACCTGCTCTTTGGGGCCCTGGCCATCTTCCACCTGGCCTACTTGGGCTCCCTGTTTGATGTTGATGTGGACGACACCACAGAGGAGCAGGGCTACGGCATGGCATACACGGTCCACAAGTGGTCAGAGCTCAGCTGGGCCAGTCACTGGGTCACTTTTGGATGCTGGATCTTTTACTGTCTAATAGGCTGA